A window from Acropora palmata chromosome 14, jaAcrPala1.3, whole genome shotgun sequence encodes these proteins:
- the LOC141866591 gene encoding uncharacterized protein LOC141866591: MVSKESLKDKAIVIVVSPLNALIDDQINKLNALGVCCASLRLCGREADGRFEGSFQENLQTGNFQLIFTHPEVAVNNRHCRELFLSNYSQRNVVVVVVDEAHCIIEWGHDFRPDYGKLGTLSSVFPSAKIVAMTATATREYQRAITENLNMKNPSPVIANPDRANICYEVIQRPSYVKQGNVDQFEELLCPIAEEIITTTVRIPLTIIYSSLELCGVGFAFLERVLGDKQFYPMDAPKPHQNRLFAQFHSPQTDKMKSEIISRIVTESCTQRVIFATLAFGMGIDSPYVERVIHFGVPRTMESFFQESGRAGRDGRPDKSTLYFNNNDIGANVEGMQPIMREYCKNPKSECRRKIILKHFGFRIPNVQEQSKSFCDLCEKSCLSEFCDDTVDPDHSKVTANLAVSENQVQGIKSKLIGLKAETEANYFHLSMCSGLTMEGIDELCLTLSKAKTLDKILESVQIWRKEHAEQILKIIHNVTSRESSE; encoded by the exons ATGGTCTCTAAAGAAAGTTTGAAGGACAAAGCGATTGTGATCGTAGTCTCCCCACTAAATGCACTGATTGACGATCAAATAAATAAGCTTAATGCACTTGGTGTCTGTTGTGCTAGTTTGCGCCTTTGTGGAAGAGAAGCCGATGGCAGATTTGAAGGAAGCTTTCAGGAAAACCTTCAGACGGGAAACTTTCAGCTGATTTTTACTCACCCTGAGGTAGCGGTAAACAACAGGCACTGTAGAGAGCTCTTTCTGTCGAATTACTCTCAGAGAAATGTTGTGGTAGTTGTGGTAGATGAGGCGCATTGCATCATAGAGTG GGGACATGATTTTAGGCCAGACTATGGGAAGCTTGGAACTTTATCCTCTGTGTTTCCTTCAGCTAAGATTGTTGCAATGACAGCAACAGCTACCAGAGAGTACCAGAGGGCTATAACAGAAAATCTTAATATGAAGAATCCCTCACCTGTCATTGCTAATCCTGACAGAGCTAACATTTGTTATGAAGTTATACAAAGGCCCTCATATGTAAAGCAAGGGAATGTTGATCAATTTGAAGAACTGCTATGTCCCATTGCAGAAGAAATTATTACTACCACTGTGCGTATCCCTCTTACTATTATTTACTCATCATTAGAGCTTTGTGGTGTTGGATTTGCATTTTTGGAACGTGTACTTGGTGACAAGCAGTTTTATCCTATGGATGCTCCCAAACCTCATCAAAACAGACTCTTTGCCCAGTTTCATTCTCCCCAAACAGATAAGATGAAGAGTGAAATAATATCTAGGATAGTGACTGAGTCATGTACCCAGAGAGTAATATTTGCCACACTTGCATTTGGTATGGGTATTGATTCTCCTTATGTTGAAAGAGTAATTCATTTTGGTGTACCTCGCACTATGGAAAGTTTCTTCCAAGAAAGTGGTAGAGCAGGCCGAGATGGAAGGCCAGATAAATCTACTCTGTACTTCAACAACAATGACATAGGTGCTAATGTTGAGGGAATGCAACCCATCATGAGAGAATATTGTAAAAATCCTAAAAGTGAGTGCAGGAGGAAAATAATACTAAAACACTTTGGATTTAGAATTCCCAATGTTCAGGAACAATCCAAAAGTTTTTGTGATCTCTGCGAAAAATCTTGTCTGTCTGAATTTTGCGATGATACCGTTGATCCGGATCATTCAAAAGTAACTGCTAACCTGGCTGTGTCTGAAAATCAAGTGCAAGGAATCAAGTCAAAGCTTATCGGTTTAAAGGCAGAAACTGAGGCCAACTACTTTCACTTGAGCATGTGCTCAGGTTTAACAATGGAGGGAATAGATGAGCTATGCCTAACTCTCTCTAAAGCTAAGACTCTTGACAAAATTCTGGAAAGCGTGCAAATTTGGAGAAAAGAACATGCAGAACAGATTCTTAAAATCATTCATAATGTCACATCCAGAGAGAGTTCAGAGTGA
- the LOC141866592 gene encoding putative LIM domain-containing serine/threonine-protein kinase DDB_G0287001, with amino-acid sequence MFSLHGSRVHCKVSDITWNQLMFPKDKDRTETDVQLGQGVFGQCLKKYYKGIPVAVKFFNHLSSSQDVKQEANSMALGYYSSIPHIFGVNVTRKPYFLVSYFYALGKSSCTLFHALHSKSMNLSTSTYGKIMLQLCEAMEHMHSKHLLHRAIKSDNILLTEVNHKYHPMLIHFGRAIPLSDAPSKEKCLSAVEGSSCREAEESTTDPLQDFLFRLEDNPNSNCSGYAEMQAHNSVIIKADKNTDYNSWTLEELRAEAGKRSIFFVSKDGVKTLASKLKVHDRLMANPGNDDLEETELSGMEDYGVSNLSFQQRLELQKQQLATLNLRRKGGGEREIGV; translated from the exons ATGTTTTCGTTACATGGTTCTCGAGTACATTGCAAAGTTTCAGATATAACATGGAATCAGCTGATGTTTCCAAAAGATAAAGATCGTACTGAAACAGACGTGCAACTAGGGCAAGGTGTCTTTGGTCAGTGTTTGAAGAAATACTACAAGGGCATTCCAGTGGCTGTAAAATTCTTTAACCACCTCTCCTCTTCTCAGGATGTCAAACAAGAAGCAAACTCTATGGCTCTGGGCTACTATTCATCGATTCCACACATTTTTGGTGTGAATGTAACAAGAAAACCATACTTTCTTGTATCATATTTTTATGCTCTTGGAAAGTCCTCTTGTACCTTGTTCCATGCTCTTCACAGTAAATCCATGAATCTCTCAACAAGCACCTATGGAAAGATCATGCTGCAATTGTGTGAAGCCATGGAACATATGCATTCAAAACATCTTCTCCACAGAGCCATAAAAAGTGACAACATTCTTCTTACAGAGGTAAACCATAAGTACCATCCAATGCTTATTCATTTTGGAAGGGCTATTCCTCTGTCAGATGCTCCTTCCAAAGAGAAGTGTTTGAGTGCTGTGGAAGGAAGCTCATGCAGGGAAGCTGAAGAATCGACAACAGATCCTCTTCAAGATTTCCTCTTTCGCCTTGAAGATAATCCAAATAGTAATTGTTCTGGGTATGCTGAG atgcaagCGCACAACTCAGTGATTATTAAGGCAGACAAAAACACTGATTATAATTCGTGGACATTAGAAGAACTAAGAGCCGAAGCTGGAAAAAGGTCCATCTTTTTTGTTAGTAAGGATGGTGTTAAAACTCTTGCAAGTAAGCTTAAGGTGCATGATAGGCTTATGGCTAATCCAGGCAATGATGACTTAGAAGAAACGGAGCTGAGTGGTATGGAAGACTACGGAGTAAGTAACCTGAGCTTCCAGCAACGTTTGGAATTACAGAAGCAGCAACTTGCCACGTTAAACCTTCGAAGAAAAGGAGGTGGAGAGAGGGAGATTGGAGTATGA